The genomic interval AAGCGCTCGAGTTTGTGAATCTGTCACCAAGGGTCACCACTCCATCAAAGATCCAAACAGGTGCTTGAAATATCTACTTGTCATGTCATCTGCATTTGATGCTTCACGGCAGACATATGATGATATAAAGATCACTATTTGATGTCTCTGTTGGTTCATGCCATGTAATTGGTACTTAGAAGTGACAAAATTCAGAAATAATCAAAATTAGTAAATCTTTATTTCATTGCAGCTCAAATCAACTCCAACTAACCAGAACTATACTGATCCCATGCTATTTCCCTTCGACGATGTAGAAGCTTACCCTTGCATCTTGCTATTGGTGGCGCAAGGTCATAAGGAATCTGCATCTGATTATGGCTCAAGGAAGGCCCGGAAGACGCCTTGCCTCATGAACCATCTCACTGCAACAGCAATTGTGAAGCCCATCTTAGAAAATTTATCCTCACTTCTCATCGCATCTTGCTGAAGGCCAAAATGCAGAAAACCTCACACTTGCCTCAGCTCAAACTTTGGAGGAGTTGTATGTTTGTCAGAGATCAGAATGATACGATACATTGGTGGCAACTGCCACGGAATTGGTTTGGCTATCAATTAGCTGCCAAAACAAATTGTAGAAGCAGAACCTTTATATTCAAAGGTTGAAGTTACCAGTACACCAAATATTATCTGAACCAAAAAATTACAGGCTCAAAAAATAAAAAGAGTAAAGTGTGTAGGACCATAAATAAAAGGTGATTCAGCAATTTAATACCAAAATCATATCTTAGGTACCAATTAGACGTTACTTGCAAATGTAAGACCATCCTCTCGGAGTTGTTCAAGATCCTGCACGGGTGGCTGGAGCTTAGCAACCTTGGCTATCAATTTGTTTTCCTCCGGAGATCCAGATTCGAGAAATGCACCTACTACTTTACTATCCTTGATCCAGTAAGCACCGAACTTCGGATTTGCAGATTTAGGATCATTATCTCCGAACAGCACGGTATCACCGACATTGTCACCGTAGAATTGCCATGATAAATCAAACACACGAGAATAGAAGTACGGGAGGTAGTCATACTCCTCTATTGATCTGCTTTCTTCTGCTGCCTTAATTGCCTGTGAGAGATgagacagaaataaaataatgataaatTCCAATGATACAAGTATTTATTCATCACGAAAGATCACCTTTACAGCGTGTTCAGCTGATCTCCTCGCATGATCAACATGTTCAACTCTCCTATCTTCGCCATAGAGCTTCAAAGGAAACGTAGCAACATCTCCCACAGCATAGACATCAGAAATACTTGTCCTGAAGAAACCATCAGTCTGTAAGCAATACAAAAGGTTAAACAAAGAAAGTACAGCTTTTCAATAATTAGATTCAAGTTGTATTCAACACCATATTAGTGAATCATGATGGATTATTAAGTAACAAGCAGATATATCTAGAATTTCATTAATTGCTTTGTTTATCCATATTCTTAAAAAGGCATTTAAAATTAGAATGATGAACAATTGGTACCCAATAATGAGAAGTAGAAATGATAAACTTACAAATAAAACTTCCATGCAATCAAAAAAGACATAGTCCTTCCAATTATGCTGATACCAATGATTCATGAAGCAGAGGTAGATCTAACCTTAATTCCGCCTTTCTCCTCTTTAACCTGGCCTTTAAAAAGTGTAACAAGCGGTTTTCCACCAACACCAACAACAACAATGTCAGCCTCTAAAATTTGTCCATCCTTCAACCTTACAGCCGTCACCTGATTAACATCAACTTCACAATGAAAATATACTTATGGATAAGCATTTTAATCCTCCAAACGCATGAAGGCTTACATCTCCAATTGAATTGGAATCAAATCCAGCAGCTACTGTCCCTTTAACTATTTTGATCCCTTTATTTGCATAATAACCCTCATAAAAAGAAGCGATTTCTGGAGTAAATAACCGTGGCACtgcaacaagaagaaaaaaattgcatGAGCGCAGTAGgttacaaataataattaaaggaTTTGATAAATTTGTTAACAATGACAAACAGCCTGTCTAACCAGGTGATATATTTGTTAATGAAGTTTTTCTTACAAGGTGATGGGTTTGTATAATGTATTTTCCAATTCTTGGGAAAAAAAACACCACCATAACTACATAAGGATATCCTTTATGTAGTACaatgaaataaattaataatagaatagaatgaaatgaaaaaaaatgaagaatatTGCTTCGTTCTAATCCTTTTGTCTGGTTGTATAGTGGaataatttattttatgttttacctatttcctttatttaATTATTCTATTTAATACGACCTATTGATATATCTAGTCTTACCCAATATAACTTGTCTTCTCGATACACTTGACTTGGTCAATCCATCCAACACAATCAGTTCGATCGACAACTCAGTACATCTAAACCTATCTGGTTCACTACTCACTAGGTCCAATCAGGATGACACAATTAGTCAAGCATGACAGGCATCACTAACTCAATTCGAATTCCTAGTTCAAATAGCCAACTAGGCTCATCAAGCATGACCAGACAGACCCAATCTACCAGCATGGCTCAGATTCTCTAAAGTGCACGATAAGCACCACAATTCACATTCCATTCTATTTTGCCTTATAAAACACACCATAAGCACCATAACAGAATATTCTTCTCAAAATGGAAAAGAATCAAAATGTTAACAATTGAAGCAATTTATGATAACAATGTAACTCACTGCACCAAGGATCAGGGTACACCATAGTGACATCAAAGCTATTGATTTTCAATGCTGCACCAAGTTCCAGACCAATGTATCCACCTCCAACAATTACAGCTTTTCCACCTTTCTTTGATTGAATTGCAGCAACAAGTTTATCAGCATCATCAATATCCCTtaagtaaaatatattatttGCATTTGCACCTTGAACACCAACATCTGATAGGTTCACGAACTAGATGACATAGATACCCACCAGCATAAAGTAAGATAAGGAATTGACATCACATAAAATGGTTTAAAGAGGAGAATATAATCTAATCAACTAAAGAGAGAAGATTGAGAATACTATATATAGCAAGAATTCATAATTCCTTGACTTACTTGAGATCCAGTAGCAATGACTAGATTATCATACTTGAAGTTCACATCAGTTTCACTGGTAAGAGTCTTGCTTGCTAGATCTGCCTTTACAATTTCTGTGTTAAGCATAAGCTCTATGCCTGGAGACAAAGTCAATAACTAACTTTGAGGTTATTAAAAACAAATAGTCAAGAAGTTTTAAACAAGGAACTTATTATTAAAACATAGAGAACAGTCACTTCTCGATTAAAGAATCGAGTAACTATCATATgtgaaatataattaatttatcctCAACTTTACTAATTCAATCAAGAAAACTTGGTGCTTACACAGTGTTTCATGATCTGTGAAAATAAATaggtaaataagaaaataaagCTGAGATGTAGTTATTTCAAAATGTAAGTAATTACCATCTAAAAGCAAACTGGGAATAATAACAAGTGACAAGCTACCTTTCTCAGAATACCATGCTGGAAGCAATCTTTCTCCCCCACTGCCAACACAGACATGAAAACCTGGTAGCCTTGCGGCATCTGTACACGAATATAGATAACcaaaatcaaagaaaagaaaccacaagaaattaaaatttcaCTACTTATAACCATCTAGAATGCAATATAGATTCACCATATACatgggaaaggaaaaaaaaacctaCGAGTTCTATAAACATGAAATTGGTGGATTTTAAAATATACTAAGagcaaagattaaaaaaaaatattcttccgTAAACCCAAAGATATGCAGCTTGCATCACGGAAGGTATATATGCAATATAAATTCCAGTTATGAATGAAACATAAAATTGAGATAAACTTTTAGATTCTTGGGTGATCATCATGTGGTTCTTAGGCTAAAAAAATTTTTTAGACAATAAGTTGCTTTGTTGTCTTCTATAAACAAATCAAACTTGTCATTTTGTTCACATAATTGATGATCATTTATGCCATTATGGCTTCAATAATTAATCAGACTAAATTTCAACTTTTCTCTTTAAATCTGAAGTGCAAGTGCATATCCATATCAAGGTTTTCAAAATATATGTGCTTTTAATGCTCCATATCAAACTGAATATAAGTAATCTAAGAGTGATCTTCAAGTTATAGCATGGACTAGATTTAAGCTAATAGAACCAAATAGATCAAATGCAAACTGTTCAAGTCAGAATTAAAACAGTAAATATTTGCCTATTTCCTCAAAAAGTCGGCATACCTTGAGGAAAAAGGTATCCTTTGCTAAGTGCTGGCCGTTCATAAGGGGCAACCTACATAATTTAGAAAGACCCATCAGTAATAGATCTACCGCTTCACTAGAAAATTTAAGAAATGATCTGAGAACTAATGCAAGTGCAGATTTTTGCCTCATTAGAGGTAATAAAGGATCTGACTTAACCAATATTGCTATAAATTGGGAGGAAACAAGAAAATGATGCAGGTCCGAATTTTTGCCGAATTATAAGTTATTAAGGATCTGAATTAACCAATGTTGCTACAAGTTGTGCGGAGACAAGAAATTAATGCACGTGTGTATTTACCTCACTAGAAGTAAATAAAGATTTGAATTAACAAACATTGCTAAAATTGGGAGACAAGAAAATCAGACAAGTGAGCATTTTTGCCTCATTAGAAGTAATTAATGATCATAAATAACCAATGTTGCTAGAAGTTGCGAGGAGACAAGAAAATGATGCGAGTGTCAATTTTTGACTCATTATATGCGATTAAGGATCTGCCAATTTCCTATAAGTTTGGAGGAGACAAGAAAATGAAGCAAGCGTGAACTTTGGCCATAATTTAGGATCCAAAATCACCAACTTTGTTATAAatttggaagagagaagaaaaTGATGCGAGAGAGTGAATTGGTGTGAATTTTGCATCATTATaagtaattaaaattttgagttaaCCAATGCTGCTATAGATTGGAAGGAGGCAGAAAAGGCTGATAGAAAACCATACCGACTCTTTCGAGACGATTGCAAGCTCCCCTGGGTTAAGACCGAGTTTAGCGAATTCCCGAGCCGCATATCCCTAACCacagaaaaaaaaattggaagaTTAATCGAAACTAGATGACTATCGAACAGATTTGAGGTTCCTACAAGTCAATAACAGCAACTTCGTATTGAAAAGCACAAGCGTTTCTCGATCAATGTTTCAAAAAGACTTATACACAAAAGCACGAGATAGAGAGCTCAGATCGAgaggggaaaaaataaaataaaatgctcACCGCCGAGACACCGCCACCGAGAATGACGTACTTGAAGTGCCTCTCCGCCGCAGATCCGACCGAGGAAATCGATCGCGacgaagaggaaaaagaaggaaaGTAGGATGCGAAGGAATTAGAGAAGGGAGGAGGAAGGAGTCGAGATTGGAGGCGAAAAAGAGAAGCCAACATATTTAGATCGAAGAGGAAGGCGAAGATGAAATGATACGACTTACGACGCCGCTGCTAGCTCATCTTATTCTTAGGCCGATGGGCCGCATCGCGTCTTTGCGCACGAGTCGCGACGGGTGCTGTGGCGAGCATCCAACGGTACGAGGAGAAGGGGTGGGCATGTTAGGACGCTAATAGTTTGACACGTGTCGAAATAACAAATCAGGGTCGACATTTAGAGCGTGATAACTGATCACTTGGAGAATCATAAACCTTCGTTTAAATTTGCATCACCTATATAAAGTTTATCATTTATGTACTTTTTTTTAGATCTTTTCCTTTATATATCCTATCTAAATAATCAGACCCTTAAACCAatacataataatttttttttaaaaaaagatcatTTTCTTTCGAAAATGACAAAAGTTAATAGTTTAATATGCAATTTATATCACAAACAACTATCCTTTTTATAAATAACACAAAATCAAATGTTAATTGTGTAATATGAAATTGCACACTTTCTCCTATTCTGTCATTGTCTAATGTTAGTCTACCGGAGTGCAAACGAACGAACTGGTTAAGTTTTTCGAACCgattcaaaaaatattaaatttgtatTTGAAATTATAAAATTTGATCATAACTTCGAATGTATTTGAtagtttttttaatcaaattcaaatccaTATGTTTTGTTCAATTGTTCATGAGCTGTTCAGACTAAATTTGAatcaaattctaattatttttacataattttaacttaaatatattaaaattaaatttcgaataaTTTGAATTTTAGTCATTTCAATTTTTACCAGGTACAAAATACTTGGTTGAATGTCTAATCATAGTATGTAAAATCTCGATCCTAGATTATAGGATCATACGATTACTACGATCCAGAAACAAAAATCAATCTCAAATTATGCAGAATCGATTTTCTAATAGAATCGTAGCAAGATTAGTAGGATCGTAGAATCAGAATAGAATTGATAGAAACTTTGAGATACCATAACTTTTCATTCTAATTGAATCACGAGATATATAATATATCAATTCAAATTTATTCATAGATCTATAGTTAATTACCATTTTTATCCTTAACCAATATCTTTAAAAGTCTTTCTGGaggctattttttttttcttttgcaaaaTTAGGATTAGTGTTTTGAGATtctttaaacatttatttagttgtttttatttaataatattatgttttttttttcctaaaatgaTAAATTTTGGATATTTATTTCTATGTATTCTGCATAATCAATAacctttaaaagattatttttgatGTTTATATTAAAATCAAGGATTCAATAACTTTCACTATATTAGATGTATTATTAGTCTTTAAATTGGGTCATTTTGTAAACCAATAGAATATTATTAACGCTAAatacaattattattattattattattattaaattaataaaaaatttatacatATGAAAATATAAACATTATTGAGAGCTAATGTGCTAGAATGAATGGTAATTAAACTaatgttaatttaaatttgtatagATAATAATATCATCTAAGGAGTGAATATCATATAATAATATCTTCTGAGGAGCGAGTGTAGACGGTTGTATGTATTGTTGCCTATTTGACAGCATTGATCAAACATAGGAAAAAGCTataaccactcacagtgatctcccgaagaaatcgAAGAAGTCGTCGGATGTCGctgctgtcggaagcacgattaCAGGTAACCAGAAAgtgcttcaaggttcacgagccagGTCCTTAGACTCTCGGATGTTCTCCTTTGTTGGACCAACACTGATAACCATCGCCTCTCCCCTTATCCTTCTGTCGATCCCTTCTCATGGCTTGGATGCACAATTTATAAGAAGattgaggaagatgaaggggaaaggatgccccttcgtctccttggcgtttatAGCAAAGAGAGGCATTCGCAGCAATGAGAGAAATGAAGGCGAAATGGTTCCCCTTCGTCTCCTCAACATCCAACATCTCTCActcatccaagtcaatccataacgTTATATGattacatagaccatgtcagtcacatagactacgagGTGATCATGTCATaataccaaagtcaaatattaaTTGGTCACAAAGACTGATTAAGTCATATAGACTATTTGACGATCAGGTCACGAAAATCagagcaaaattaattagtaacaaagactaaataagtcacatagatttTATGataatcaagtcacgaagaccagaggataaattaattagtcacaaaggtcatgtaagaacatccattccatacattagggaaaatggttcatgCGACAGCAAACATACTGAGCatttattgctaagaagattattacaccttacatagctgttctttagaacgaatcagagacatcaatgacttgcctttaccccaAATTAAATTActtacatcattatgaacatctctaatccctcatattgactatatgttaagagcatgttcaacgtctccaattaaataaattattcacaattacattttatgcactgaactaaaaatgtaactggtaccagtgaataaatgtcacaaatgtaaatcaatcttaattttcctttttagctagaatctattcattctaataagtcgctttcctagttatgctccatagaccgaatcattcatagtcaataggaagcatgctaaagtagcaaacactgattagaacttcaa from Zingiber officinale cultivar Zhangliang chromosome 6B, Zo_v1.1, whole genome shotgun sequence carries:
- the LOC121992519 gene encoding monodehydroascorbate reductase 3, cytosolic-like isoform X2, which codes for MLASLFRLQSRLLPPPFSNSFASYFPSFSSSSRSISSVGSAAERHFKYVILGGGVSAGYAAREFAKLGLNPGELAIVSKESVAPYERPALSKGYLFPQDAARLPGFHVCVGSGGERLLPAWYSEKGIELMLNTEIVKADLASKTLTSETDVNFKYDNLVIATGSQFVNLSDVGVQGANANNIFYLRDIDDADKLVAAIQSKKGGKAVIVGGGYIGLELGAALKINSFDVTMVYPDPWCMPRLFTPEIASFYEGYYANKGIKIVKGTVAAGFDSNSIGDVTAVRLKDGQILEADIVVVGVGGKPLVTLFKGQVKEEKGGIKTDGFFRTSISDVYAVGDVATFPLKLYGEDRRVEHVDHARRSAEHAVKAIKAAEESRSIEEYDYLPYFYSRVFDLSWQFYGDNVGDTVLFGDNDPKSANPKFGAYWIKDSKVVGAFLESGSPEENKLIAKVAKLQPPVQDLEQLREDGLTFASNV
- the LOC121992519 gene encoding monodehydroascorbate reductase 3, cytosolic-like isoform X1, with protein sequence MLASLFRLQSRLLPPPFSNSFASYFPSFSSSSRSISSVGSAAERHFKYVILGGGVSAGYAAREFAKLGLNPGELAIVSKESVAPYERPALSKGYLFPQDAARLPGFHVCVGSGGERLLPAWYSEKGIELMLNTEIVKADLASKTLTSETDVNFKYDNLVIATGSQFVNLSDVGVQGANANNIFYLRDIDDADKLVAAIQSKKGGKAVIVGGGYIGLELGAALKINSFDVTMVYPDPWCMPRLFTPEIASFYEGYYANKGIKIVKGTVAAGFDSNSIGDVTAVRLKDGQILEADIVVVGVGGKPLVTLFKGQVKEEKGGIKTDGFFRTSISDVYAVGDVATFPLKLYGEDRRVEHVDHARRSAEHAVKAIKAAEESRSIEEYDYLPYFYSRVFDLSWQFYGDNVGDTVLFGDNDPKSANPKFGAYWIKDSKVVGAFLESGSPEENKLIAKVAKLQPPVQDLEQLREDGLTFANNIWCTGNFNL